The Pseudomonadota bacterium genome has a window encoding:
- a CDS encoding cation diffusion facilitator family transporter encodes MNDAAHDSNQEGGVGRIDATGARLMRLATIASVCVAIVLILAKLAAAFMTGSVSLLSSLIDSLLDGFTSLVNLFAVRHALQPADKAHRFGHGKAEPLAGLVQAAFIAGSGVFIIIEAIHRLDSGQAIQNTEIGIAVMVASIVLTVGLVSFQNVVVKRTQSTAITADALHYRMDIMINISVIIALVVASELGVRWVDSAIAIAIAAYIAFSSWKVARRSLDLLMDREFPDEDRDRIREIVMSHPEVRGMHDLRTRSSGIQPFIQFHLQLDPDLSLVRAHELSHEVEAMIVNAFKGAEVIIHEDPEGYEKPHSAAATSQ; translated from the coding sequence ATGAACGACGCAGCGCATGACAGCAATCAGGAAGGTGGCGTAGGCCGCATTGATGCGACCGGCGCTCGCTTGATGCGCCTGGCGACCATCGCCTCTGTATGCGTTGCGATCGTCTTAATTCTTGCCAAGCTGGCCGCCGCCTTCATGACCGGATCGGTGAGCCTGCTGTCTTCCCTCATCGACTCCTTGCTGGACGGGTTCACGTCTCTGGTCAACCTGTTCGCCGTCCGTCACGCCTTGCAGCCGGCTGACAAGGCGCATCGGTTCGGCCATGGCAAAGCCGAGCCCTTGGCCGGATTGGTCCAAGCCGCATTCATCGCCGGATCCGGCGTCTTCATCATTATTGAGGCAATTCACCGTTTGGACAGCGGCCAGGCGATCCAGAACACCGAAATCGGCATCGCCGTGATGGTCGCCTCGATCGTGCTGACCGTGGGCCTGGTGTCGTTTCAAAACGTCGTTGTCAAACGGACGCAGTCCACCGCCATCACCGCCGATGCCCTGCACTACCGCATGGACATCATGATCAACATCAGCGTCATCATCGCCCTGGTTGTCGCCAGCGAGCTGGGCGTGCGCTGGGTCGACTCCGCGATTGCTATCGCCATCGCAGCGTACATCGCGTTCAGCTCGTGGAAGGTCGCGCGCCGCTCGCTCGACTTGCTGATGGACCGCGAGTTCCCCGACGAGGACCGCGACCGCATCCGCGAGATCGTCATGAGTCACCCAGAGGTTCGCGGCATGCACGACCTGAGGACGCGAAGCTCGGGCATTCAGCCGTTCATCCAGTTCCACCTGCAACTTGATCCCGACCTGTCGCTGGTGCGCGCCCATGAACTTTCCCACGAAGTGGAAGCGATGATCGTCAACGCCTTCAAGGGGGCAGAAGTCATTATTCATGAAGACCCCGAGGGTTACGAAAAACCGCACAGCGCCGCGGCAACCAGCCAGTGA